GTAactgtctattttttttaaaaaaaaattactgtcTATTATCCATTTCATGTGCAAGTCGTCATTTAGTGATGCCGTATTCGTTAGTTGTTGTTGGCTTTTAACAGGCCTGTACGGGCTACACCAATGCCTACGTTGCTTGTATATATAGATTAAGTCATCATTATATGCATTTCATCATTACAAAATTCTTGCGCTTCACAAGTGAACAAACAAAGGAATAGGGTCATTATGGTCATTTTGCAAGGTCTGGAGTTGGGCTTTACGGTTGGGCCAGCATTTTTTCCAGTTTTGCAAATTATCAAATTATGTGGTATTTTATGTGCAAATCGCTCTAGATTTAACtccattaaaatttttatttattacatgattaaatataaagatacatgattaaatataaagataaaattttaaattttaaaacatgtgAAATGAAAGTTTCTACCGACCCAATAGCACGATACCACGTCTTTAAGGACCAAATTTTTATAATCCTTAATTAAGGACCAATTATTAGCTAActtaagttttataatattattgtattCATATTAACCTAGAATTTTGTGCTACGGACTTGTGATAAATCTCCATTGTGGATGCTCTTAGAATATGATGTCATGCAGCCCACAGAACCAAAGGTTACTTAAGATTAACCCGGTTAAGACATTGTAAAGgataaattaaaaccaaaaccaCAGAACCGTTTCTGTACCGAACCGGGAAGAAAACGAGCCTATTCGAATCCGCCTTATCTCCTCTGTGTGTAAGTTGGTGGTGGTTAAGCGAGTGCGAGCCATTGTAAGAGAGTTtcaagaaggaagaagaagccatGATGGACGTGGCTCTTGCTTCTTCCAAAGCTTGTTACTCAATCTCCTATACTTTCACTCCATTCAGCCGGTCGAATTCAGTGTTAGCTTGCTCCGGTTCGAATCCTGATCAGAGAAGAAGAACCGTGATCTTTGGTTCGAGCTTAGCCCTCGCCTCGTCTCTGCTCGCTTCCAATCAACAGAGTTTTCCAGTGGAATCTGCGATCGCTTTGGAACAACTGAAAGAAGAGGAgcttgaggaagaagaagagagaaatgtcAATCTCTTCCAGGTTTTTTGACAATCTCGAAACTCCTTTTCTTTTGTCggtagaaaataaaaatctcaaCTTTTTCTGTTTTGACAGAAAACTTCGCCTTCTGTTGTGTACATCGAAGACATTGAGCTTCCCAAAACTTCCTCTGATGAATCCAATGTTGAGGATAATGCAAAGATCGAAGGGACAGGTTCTGGCTTCGTTTGGGACAAGCTTGGTCACATTGTAcgcacaaacaaaaaaaaaacttaccaaacCTCAGTCTCTTGTCTGAATCTTTGTAAAACTGAAACAGCTTGTTTCTTGTACAATTGTAGGTGACAAATTATCATGTGATTGCCAAGTTAGCTACAGATCAAAGTGGATTACAACGTTGTAAGGTCTCCATCTTCTTTTATCCATTTGCAGCACACgcacaaaaaaaacacaaagccAAGTAAGTAACTTTATGGTTCTCGTGCAGGTATCTCTAGTTGATGCCATGGGGACAAGATTTACCAAGGATGGGAAAATTGTGGGTCTTGATCCAGACAATGATCTTGCTGTTTTGAAGGTAATCTTATTTTCAGACAATTTGAGTCATATACTTGTATGCATTGTCCCTTCTTAACTGCTGTTATGCACTCAGATTGAAACCGAGGGACGTGAGTTGAAACCTGTTGCTCTTGGTACCTCCAGTGATCTACGCGTAGGTCAGAGTTGCTTTGCGATAGGGAATCCGTATGGATATGAAAACACTTTGACAATAGGGGTAAGCGTTAGAAGAAGATCCCTAGATTTTTTATATGAACATTTCACTT
The Brassica napus cultivar Da-Ae chromosome A1, Da-Ae, whole genome shotgun sequence DNA segment above includes these coding regions:
- the LOC111212388 gene encoding protease Do-like 5, chloroplastic; this translates as MMDVALASSKACYSISYTFTPFSRSNSVLACSGSNPDQRRRTVIFGSSLALASSLLASNQQSFPVESAIALEQLKEEELEEEEERNVNLFQKTSPSVVYIEDIELPKTSSDESNVEDNAKIEGTGSGFVWDKLGHIVTNYHVIAKLATDQSGLQRCKVSLVDAMGTRFTKDGKIVGLDPDNDLAVLKIETEGRELKPVALGTSSDLRVGQSCFAIGNPYGYENTLTIGVVSGLGREIPSPNGKSIREAIQTDADINSGNSGGPLLDSYGHTIGVNTATFTRKGTGMSSGVNFAIPIDTVVRTVPYLIVYGTAYRDRF